A part of Pectobacterium cacticida genomic DNA contains:
- the lpxK gene encoding tetraacyldisaccharide 4'-kinase — protein MIERIWSGQSRLYWLLLPLSWLYGFVTFLIRQSYRLGWRKRWRSPVPVVVVGNLTAGGNGKTPVVIWLVEQLQRRGYRVGVVSRGYGGKAASYPLLLDDSVTTAQAGDEPVLIMQRTGAPVAVAPRRRDAVNILLAQYAPEVIIADDGLQHYALARDIELVVVDGIRRFGNGWWLPAGPMREREGRLASVDAVIVNGGTPRMNEIGMTLTVGMAVNVLSGESRALSQFHDVVAMAGIGHPPRFFATLRDAGVSVAREVAFADHQVYRPEQLVSLTQDATQPLLMTEKDAVKCKSFAQDNWWYLPVDAVLAEPQSAQLLDKIAYVINQNTVSRT, from the coding sequence ATGATTGAACGCATCTGGTCTGGGCAGTCGCGGCTCTATTGGCTGTTACTTCCGTTATCCTGGTTATACGGTTTCGTAACGTTTTTGATCCGTCAGAGTTATCGGCTCGGGTGGCGAAAGCGTTGGCGGTCTCCGGTTCCAGTCGTTGTCGTGGGGAACCTTACGGCAGGCGGAAATGGAAAAACGCCAGTCGTCATTTGGCTAGTCGAACAGTTACAACGCCGAGGATATCGTGTCGGGGTTGTATCCCGTGGCTACGGTGGCAAGGCGGCGAGTTACCCGCTATTGCTGGATGACTCGGTCACGACCGCGCAAGCGGGTGATGAACCGGTGTTGATTATGCAACGCACCGGTGCGCCGGTGGCGGTTGCTCCCCGTCGGCGGGATGCCGTGAACATATTACTGGCGCAGTATGCGCCAGAGGTGATCATTGCCGATGATGGATTACAGCACTATGCGTTAGCCCGAGATATTGAATTGGTCGTAGTTGACGGGATAAGACGTTTCGGTAACGGATGGTGGTTGCCCGCAGGTCCGATGCGAGAGAGAGAAGGCCGTCTGGCGTCCGTGGATGCGGTCATTGTTAATGGCGGTACGCCGAGAATGAACGAAATAGGTATGACATTAACCGTAGGTATGGCGGTTAATGTACTTTCGGGTGAGTCGCGCGCACTTAGTCAGTTTCATGATGTTGTGGCGATGGCGGGCATTGGGCATCCCCCTCGCTTTTTTGCTACGTTACGGGATGCTGGCGTTAGTGTGGCGCGCGAAGTCGCCTTTGCCGATCACCAGGTATATCGGCCAGAACAGCTTGTATCGCTGACGCAAGATGCGACGCAACCATTACTCATGACGGAAAAAGATGCCGTAAAATGTAAGTCGTTTGCGCAGGATAACTGGTGGTATCTGCCCGTTGATGCCGTATTGGCTGAGCCTCAAAGCGCACAATTGCTTGATAAAATAGCCTATGTGATTAATCAGAATACTGTCAGCAGAACGTAA
- a CDS encoding Trm112 family protein produces the protein MDHRLLEIVACPVCHGRLYFNKEKLELICKPDGLAYPVRDDIPVLLENEARKLGAEEIAP, from the coding sequence ATGGATCACCGTTTACTTGAGATTGTCGCCTGTCCCGTTTGTCATGGCCGGCTGTACTTTAATAAAGAAAAACTGGAATTGATATGCAAGCCTGACGGCCTAGCCTATCCGGTGCGCGACGATATTCCCGTATTGCTGGAAAATGAGGCGCGCAAGCTCGGCGCTGAAGAGATTGCACCATGA
- the kdsB gene encoding 3-deoxy-manno-octulosonate cytidylyltransferase — MTFTVIIPARFASSRLPGKPLADINGKPMVVHVMERALESGAQRVIVATDHPDVEAAVLHAGGEVCLTRVDHHSGTERLAEVIERYRFADDEIIVNVQGDEPLIPSVIIRQVAENLAASDAKMATLAVPIETSEEAFNPNAVKVVIDAHGYALYFSRAAIPWDRTRFAQSRETIGDYFLRHIGIYAYRAGFVRRYVSWPPSQLEQIELLEQLRVLWYGEKIHVAVAKSVPSVGVDTPEDLARVRYAMTHR, encoded by the coding sequence ATGACGTTCACCGTGATTATTCCTGCTCGCTTTGCGTCAAGTCGGCTACCGGGAAAACCGCTAGCCGACATCAATGGTAAACCGATGGTGGTTCATGTGATGGAACGAGCGTTGGAGTCGGGGGCACAGCGTGTGATTGTCGCGACCGACCATCCTGATGTTGAAGCCGCCGTGCTGCACGCGGGGGGAGAGGTGTGTCTGACACGCGTCGATCATCATTCCGGTACTGAGCGGCTAGCTGAAGTTATCGAACGCTACCGCTTTGCCGATGATGAAATTATTGTTAATGTTCAAGGCGATGAACCTCTGATACCTTCCGTGATCATTCGCCAGGTGGCAGAGAACCTAGCTGCCAGCGATGCGAAAATGGCCACGCTAGCGGTGCCGATCGAAACCAGTGAAGAAGCGTTCAACCCGAACGCGGTAAAAGTGGTGATCGACGCGCACGGGTATGCGCTATATTTCTCCCGTGCGGCAATTCCCTGGGACAGGACGCGTTTTGCCCAGTCAAGGGAAACCATTGGCGACTATTTTTTGCGCCATATTGGCATTTACGCCTACCGCGCGGGCTTTGTGCGGCGCTATGTGAGTTGGCCGCCGAGCCAGCTGGAACAAATCGAATTGCTGGAACAACTGCGGGTGCTATGGTACGGCGAAAAGATCCACGTTGCGGTGGCTAAATCCGTCCCCAGTGTGGGGGTTGATACGCCGGAGGATTTGGCTAGGGTGCGGTACGCCATGACACACCGGTAA
- the pelN gene encoding pectate lyase PelN, protein MNAKHYIANFFLGSLLMGAAAGASAAVYYMAPNGNDANNGSKNSPWKSIDRAQKTLNPGDRLWIRGGKYVFTKGLNVCKTRTDVVNAITLNKSGTEGKRIEYWAYNGEVPVFDFSKMQDDCRVKGFNVFADWVSLKGLEITGVPQRNNLNHESWGVWIRGSNNIFEQLNIHHIMGTGLFIQRGGHNLVLNSDSHHNYDPLTSNGAGQSGDGFGAHIPANQPGNVFRGCRAWSNSDDGFDLINAYSPVLIENSWAWLHGYLPGTTKPLAAGNGNGFKIGGYGATYVANAPKHTVRNSVAFLNKAAGFYVNHHPVANDIFNNTGYRNNPNFNVRGIDANGKSIGLGTLRNNISHGNKHLSYSDGANMRYNSWDLNITVSDSDFESVSVTGWDAPRQADGSLPVLKSLHLAAGSKLINKGGNVKLPYKGSAPDLGAFERE, encoded by the coding sequence ATGAATGCTAAACATTATATCGCAAATTTTTTTCTCGGTAGTTTATTAATGGGGGCGGCCGCAGGTGCTAGCGCAGCAGTATATTATATGGCGCCCAATGGTAATGATGCGAATAATGGTAGTAAAAACTCACCCTGGAAAAGCATCGATCGTGCACAGAAAACACTCAACCCTGGAGACCGGCTATGGATTCGTGGCGGTAAATATGTGTTTACCAAAGGATTGAACGTCTGTAAAACGCGTACTGATGTGGTGAATGCGATTACGCTGAATAAGAGCGGCACCGAAGGTAAGCGCATTGAATACTGGGCATATAATGGGGAAGTTCCAGTTTTTGACTTCAGTAAAATGCAAGATGATTGCCGCGTCAAAGGCTTTAATGTTTTTGCCGATTGGGTTTCGCTCAAAGGGTTAGAAATCACGGGCGTTCCACAGCGTAATAACCTTAACCACGAATCTTGGGGGGTGTGGATCAGGGGCAGTAATAATATATTTGAGCAGTTAAACATTCACCATATTATGGGTACGGGTTTATTTATTCAACGCGGCGGTCATAATCTGGTATTGAATAGCGACTCTCATCATAATTACGATCCCTTGACATCGAATGGAGCAGGGCAGAGTGGCGATGGATTTGGCGCACATATTCCGGCCAATCAACCCGGCAATGTTTTCCGTGGTTGCCGTGCATGGTCTAATTCGGATGATGGCTTCGATTTAATTAATGCCTATTCTCCCGTGTTAATTGAAAATTCCTGGGCCTGGTTACACGGATATTTACCCGGGACCACGAAACCATTGGCGGCGGGCAATGGCAACGGTTTTAAAATTGGAGGTTACGGCGCCACTTATGTGGCAAACGCACCAAAGCATACCGTGCGTAATTCAGTGGCGTTTTTGAATAAGGCGGCCGGTTTTTATGTTAATCATCATCCGGTAGCGAATGATATCTTTAACAACACGGGTTATAGAAATAACCCTAACTTCAACGTTCGCGGTATTGATGCCAACGGAAAATCAATAGGGTTGGGCACGTTACGCAATAACATTTCTCATGGTAATAAACACTTGTCGTACTCAGACGGCGCGAATATGCGCTATAACTCATGGGATCTGAACATTACGGTGTCAGATTCAGATTTCGAGAGCGTTTCTGTCACCGGATGGGATGCGCCACGGCAGGCCGATGGCAGCTTACCGGTACTGAAGAGCCTGCACCTCGCGGCAGGGAGCAAGCTGATCAATAAAGGGGGCAATGTTAAGCTGCCCTACAAAGGATCGGCCCCTGACTTAGGTGCATTTGAACGCGAATAA
- a CDS encoding YcbJ family phosphotransferase, which yields MEQLKSELSTVLGERLSRLERISEQPYADLYALYDKEGNAIPLLAKSYVCLGVAQQEAYKLSMLAREGDVRLPTVYGMVVTQQQPYRELLLIERLRGVSVEAPPRNGQRWIQLMDQIVESVLSWHRIDSHGCVGSVDSAQDNDWVSWYQQRLEVLWATLLNVSAPQLTQQDRTLLYRSRQCLDKLFQGFDDGCVLVHGNLSLRSMLKDARSDQLLAMINPGMILWAPREYELFRLCEFGMPQQLLYHYLKRAPVSESFVYRRWLYVIWEAVSRYIHTGQFDRQLFDVASRELSPWLE from the coding sequence ATGGAACAGTTGAAATCAGAACTCAGCACGGTGTTGGGGGAAAGACTGAGTCGGCTTGAACGCATAAGCGAACAGCCCTATGCGGATCTGTATGCTTTATATGATAAAGAAGGCAACGCGATTCCTTTATTAGCAAAAAGCTATGTTTGTCTGGGGGTCGCTCAGCAGGAGGCCTATAAGCTGTCGATGTTGGCGCGCGAAGGGGATGTTCGATTACCTACCGTTTATGGCATGGTTGTCACGCAGCAGCAGCCATACCGAGAATTGCTGTTAATTGAGCGTCTGCGCGGGGTATCTGTGGAGGCGCCGCCGAGAAACGGGCAGCGCTGGATACAGTTGATGGATCAGATTGTTGAAAGCGTATTATCCTGGCATCGGATTGATAGCCACGGTTGTGTGGGGTCTGTGGACAGCGCGCAGGACAACGACTGGGTTAGCTGGTATCAACAACGTCTGGAAGTCTTATGGGCTACATTGCTCAATGTTAGCGCTCCGCAATTGACGCAACAGGACCGGACTCTTCTTTATCGTTCTCGCCAATGTTTAGACAAGCTCTTTCAAGGCTTTGACGATGGTTGTGTGCTGGTGCACGGCAATCTCTCGTTACGCAGTATGTTGAAAGATGCGCGTAGCGATCAGCTACTGGCAATGATTAATCCGGGCATGATCCTGTGGGCTCCCAGAGAATATGAACTCTTCCGGCTTTGTGAATTTGGTATGCCGCAGCAGTTACTCTATCACTACCTAAAGCGGGCGCCGGTGTCTGAGTCCTTTGTCTATCGTCGCTGGTTATATGTTATTTGGGAAGCCGTATCCCGCTATATACATACAGGCCAGTTCGACCGTCAACTCTTTGATGTTGCTTCTCGCGAATTGTCCCCCTGGTTGGAATGA